One segment of Deltaproteobacteria bacterium DNA contains the following:
- a CDS encoding carboxypeptidase regulatory-like domain-containing protein, protein MKRLALALALIPVLLVGCPADVTTWSNPYDPESIAPAPGLIQGVVAETSWDSSGNLVAQPIAGATVTVSKSPEAVTPATTDAAGAFSFDGLPPGEYQLLVTAVGYQPASLPVIDLPVATQRDLGSIYLVPLSTTDDASTLSGVTTLEGAPSHEGILIRMVGRPFQTLTAPDGSWSMRLSEGTYDLEMSAADYQPVLLSGTVVPRAADLQLDPVVLLANPGSIEGIVERQTCEADPRNEVILPAEGALAAALPSGGTTVADPTGAFVLGGLSAGSYAVRVSLDGHESVTVNGLTVRGGRSTTLPEPLLLPAAKGGVTGRVTLTGETNHAGALVQIEGTPFVAFTGSDGSFFLEGVCAGTNYQLMARRDGFIEQSVGGVTVTAGGVVDVGELQLARQQGGLVLHSGNAFANLRTVAYQLEAPTGTTEMRIGEDETLFDDPARADEGWVPYATNGTYDLAGPEGEVKVFAQVRGSSGVGAKVSDVVILDLTAPTDPRVVVEDDSGWSRDPDGVLLLTLTASDAPPLGSTIVTSGLAAYKVLTTDVQACAPAACSEPAQSAWDLATLQPYNRSLDFPMLRPSVDEEKEVWVRFQDRAGNWSASANTKVVLDREAPDGTVVEVEGGSTWSRTAIVSVGLTAADENQAAGLTMRLASDSGFSGAVWQPYQSVITWFLSPGDGAKQVFAQFRDPAGNVSAPVSDGITLDTVGPTGARLAIDQAPYAGSRNLTLTTGAQGASEMVVSLAPDFTDLAGNPVAWESYDVSTTLQLPDADGPYVLYGKYRDAAGNETVRLDAAVTLDRDAPVIASASIVEGAAVSTPNVTLLVQAVAGAAYAHEMKVDVEDVASGGLVQGIWGPFNPTQPVTLAAPRGVKRVHVTLRDAAGNTSAPRSVDVEWDDTAPQITLVTLAGGAPWVTETALTLDVVATGATELQVSNRADFAGALWQPYATPLAWTLDPGDGAKTVHVRVRDSAGNLDTSSASVSLDRTVPQPLSLTLDGGATYSTDGSVDVVVGAADATSGIASVLLSSEPGFSAPTSVTWSGTGSETVTGWALTPGEGSRTVYLRVIDVAGNIANSVAGIEVDTGAPAGTAFIDADADGQEDAWALGTGVVVRIFAPADTRDMALGNGSLDCNTATWTAFAAAPNWTLDGGSDGAKTVVVCLRDAAGNIASTSDGISLDRQDPTGGSLTIDKGASHATNPRVLLSLTAPADVASLALADGASLACATASYEAFSSTRAWTLPSGDGTKQVTACLRDAAGRTASVTDSIVLDTTLPAGTVVLDADGDAAADTHATSASVDVLLTHPSDTTGVAVANELLDCATASYAPPGGATTTTVAGHLLGAGDGAKTVVACFQDAAGNRATASASIILDTGAPAGSVVIAGGATTTRSDLVDLALDSPADTVAMKIFNGVVDCASATIDGPRITSVASWDLDPADDTANDGSVTVTACFLDGAGLRSGATDVILLDRVAPTGTVSIDGGAADTRSHTVTISLTASETVSVALVNGTSLNCTTASYGGWVATRSWTLAAGEGSRSVAVCFRDSAGNTGSATDAINVDTLPPTGTLAINGVDTHTDTNTVTLTVSASADASSIAIANESLDCSTASYGGISSPLAWTLGLGEGTRRVVACLKDGAGNVASLQDEIILDTLEPEPKLVIGDGSGFSTTSPVSVTVSFPNDVNGYAVAQTSLNCNSATYTPVLVGTSSATTNQALGGGDGAKTVVACVRDQAGNLGTLSGSVTLDTTNPTGSVAIDGGAAWATRRSVVLSFTAPSDVVSMAVADGTTLSCASATYEPYASVLPWTLPAGDGDKDVVVCFKDRAGRTASDTDRIGLDTSRPAGAFVIDSSSPVDGVEDDYATSTSVSLAFTAPGGEDLSTLQVAVANGSTLDCSSAAYSAYPLTHRLSRTLTGPDGLVTVSVCFRDAAGNTASAADSIVLDRSPPGGSLSIARDLAVTGSDLVDLIVSATGDTTQMKVFNGTVSCASQTIDQPYATSVASWDLDPADNTGNDGTKTVTVCLRDAAGLRATATDTIVLDRIAPTVSSVVIDGGAAMTRNTLVAVTVSASDGSGSGITGLRLSEASDFSGAPWLVHSGATTLTENLVLSSAGGTKTVYAQVRDAAGNVSVLDGSDSDTLGLDNIAPTITGISFPNAPLDAVISTSVQVVVDAYDDQPDASGYRFKILEGPIDCNTLDYSAWDGRVDAICGLSGCTSATYSRSLSAGEGAKPIEVCLADPAGNITAFPFRRSVILDLTAPGVPTGLVAVSGSEQLSLSWFAAQDAQSGIAYYEILVREAVMSPPPAQYFQTSQPESVVTGLRNGTPYSISVRSVDRAGRTSTWSTSIEATPGYRQHLLSAPLAAGDRIDATLTNAQGRLWWPANEVDPSTGLEHIVVASCDLVLDDCSDAGDWQHFRLDTGYRNRARRIELVGTPDELIIPTVENPADDGSPRVGFWHCSRQSDCTLASSWIFVELIPFGGTGYSSGTFRNTSIRADVAPDRTIIASVGPGIYRSLAISTCHHGSDCSQAASWSTVAVPSPINTQAVNQGDQIAVVATDTQIVGAFSANAGICHVGCQLSTGCDLLADWTGPSCDDFGKEELFLAKSNRYLHELGEYIDNPSVRRCPLNADCAVAANWSTHEAWISGDLSSVELEVLAGKVNVIGVDDGSGEIRLSICESGDTTGCVVNADWSVAALSLASGGPRVGLTARGADVIAGWRDEDRRMRLILPTALSPEGFRVAAGAGSSTGELNLRWDASPPDVAGHYILLDDPWALSPGWDSEILIGDPSVTSNIAVPLLSGTTYRASVKSFLADGQRSSAPRSSLVRSARRVILTSSGSNSRTADAHDGRLAVALAQGTLDQPYVWWCDRHQSDCEVSGDWTLTSPLVATAPYQTVAVGVDEGALYVAARSDAGDLHLSRCDFSTGCDADAYWSPAVTLGTGLDSYPMVSLEARGSRVWVTHRDGAGAMVVSQCLKSTGCAAAGNWTTLTVDATPNTRFGATLRAVETGSTWEVVILRSMDDSVRFFHCDGTSTGCDAPADFDQSTLVTTGVFPDLPHPTLATSPEDPAEGASFATAWDDVLYLGVCATPLSRCGDPQSWVLRDVSAFSTYNDTNVEVIHGYGGERYLAYQEGRFGGKISLWSCADECYMPDQWRRAGAIVSGTAATTNRTTGRWVAFDERDGSVFFVNNNFSSTRAHVGARTDIELLPRQPYLEGGHPLPGRLQAEAYDHGDLGIAYFDRSRGNSGGEVRVDDVDVRACAAPGCYQVTDTQAREWLEYRVSVGTAGTFTPALSVASPVGGNLRLEVDGADAAGVLVAPNTGDFDTFQTVTGPDIPLSAGDHVVRLYFEDGDIDVDWIDLL, encoded by the coding sequence GTGAAGAGGCTCGCGCTCGCTCTGGCCCTGATCCCCGTGCTCCTCGTCGGCTGCCCGGCCGACGTCACCACCTGGAGCAACCCCTACGATCCCGAGTCCATCGCCCCGGCCCCCGGCCTCATCCAGGGCGTGGTGGCCGAGACGAGCTGGGACAGCAGCGGCAACCTCGTCGCGCAGCCCATCGCGGGCGCCACCGTCACCGTGAGCAAGAGCCCGGAGGCCGTGACCCCGGCCACCACCGACGCGGCCGGCGCCTTCTCCTTCGACGGCCTGCCCCCGGGGGAGTACCAGCTGCTGGTCACGGCGGTCGGCTACCAGCCGGCCTCCCTGCCGGTCATCGATCTCCCGGTGGCCACCCAGCGCGACCTGGGCTCCATCTACCTGGTGCCGCTGTCCACCACCGACGACGCGAGCACCTTGAGCGGCGTCACCACCCTCGAGGGCGCCCCGAGCCACGAGGGCATCCTGATCCGCATGGTGGGGCGCCCCTTCCAGACCCTCACCGCGCCCGACGGCAGCTGGTCGATGCGCCTCTCCGAGGGCACCTACGACCTGGAGATGAGCGCGGCGGACTACCAGCCGGTGCTGCTCTCCGGCACCGTGGTGCCCCGGGCAGCCGATCTCCAGCTGGATCCGGTCGTGCTCCTGGCCAACCCGGGGAGCATCGAGGGCATCGTCGAGCGGCAGACCTGCGAGGCCGACCCGCGCAACGAGGTGATCCTCCCGGCCGAGGGCGCCCTGGCCGCCGCCCTCCCCTCGGGGGGCACCACGGTCGCCGACCCGACCGGCGCCTTCGTCCTCGGCGGCCTCTCCGCTGGCAGCTACGCCGTCCGCGTCTCCCTCGACGGCCACGAGAGCGTCACCGTCAACGGCCTCACCGTGCGCGGCGGCCGGAGCACCACGCTCCCCGAGCCGCTCCTCCTGCCCGCCGCGAAGGGCGGGGTCACCGGCCGGGTGACCCTCACCGGAGAGACCAACCACGCCGGCGCCCTCGTGCAGATCGAGGGGACCCCCTTCGTGGCCTTCACCGGCTCGGACGGCAGCTTCTTCCTCGAGGGGGTCTGCGCCGGCACCAACTACCAGCTCATGGCCCGCCGGGACGGCTTCATCGAGCAGTCCGTGGGCGGGGTGACCGTGACCGCCGGCGGGGTCGTCGACGTGGGCGAGCTGCAGCTGGCCCGCCAGCAGGGCGGCCTGGTCCTCCACTCGGGCAACGCCTTCGCCAACCTGCGTACCGTCGCCTACCAGCTCGAGGCCCCCACCGGCACCACCGAGATGCGCATCGGCGAGGACGAGACCCTCTTCGACGATCCCGCCCGCGCCGACGAGGGCTGGGTGCCCTACGCCACCAACGGCACCTACGATCTCGCCGGCCCGGAGGGCGAGGTGAAGGTCTTCGCCCAGGTGCGCGGCAGCAGCGGCGTCGGCGCCAAGGTCTCCGATGTCGTGATCCTCGACCTCACCGCCCCCACCGATCCCCGGGTGGTGGTCGAGGACGACAGCGGCTGGTCCCGCGACCCCGACGGCGTCCTGCTCCTCACCCTGACCGCCTCGGACGCCCCGCCCCTCGGGAGCACCATCGTGACCAGCGGGCTGGCCGCCTACAAGGTGCTGACCACCGACGTTCAGGCCTGCGCCCCGGCCGCCTGCAGCGAGCCGGCCCAGAGCGCCTGGGACCTGGCCACCCTGCAGCCCTACAACCGCAGCCTCGACTTCCCCATGCTCCGCCCCTCGGTGGACGAGGAGAAGGAGGTCTGGGTCCGCTTCCAGGACCGGGCCGGCAACTGGTCCGCCTCGGCCAACACGAAGGTCGTGCTCGACCGCGAGGCCCCGGACGGGACGGTGGTGGAGGTCGAGGGCGGCTCCACCTGGTCGCGTACCGCGATCGTCAGCGTCGGCCTCACGGCCGCCGACGAGAACCAGGCCGCGGGCCTCACCATGCGGCTGGCGAGTGACAGCGGCTTCAGCGGCGCGGTCTGGCAGCCCTACCAGAGCGTGATCACCTGGTTCCTCTCCCCCGGCGACGGAGCCAAGCAGGTCTTCGCCCAGTTCCGCGATCCCGCGGGCAACGTCTCCGCGCCGGTGAGCGACGGCATCACCCTGGACACGGTCGGCCCGACCGGCGCCCGCCTCGCCATCGACCAGGCCCCCTACGCGGGCAGCCGGAACCTCACCCTCACCACCGGCGCGCAGGGCGCCAGCGAGATGGTGGTCTCCCTCGCACCCGACTTCACCGACCTCGCGGGCAACCCGGTGGCCTGGGAGAGCTACGACGTCTCGACCACCCTCCAGCTCCCCGACGCCGACGGCCCCTACGTCCTCTACGGCAAGTACCGCGACGCCGCCGGCAACGAGACGGTCCGCCTCGACGCCGCGGTCACCCTCGACCGGGACGCCCCGGTCATCGCCTCGGCCTCCATCGTGGAGGGCGCCGCGGTCTCCACCCCCAACGTCACCCTCCTGGTGCAGGCCGTGGCCGGCGCCGCCTACGCCCACGAGATGAAGGTCGACGTCGAGGACGTCGCCTCCGGCGGGCTGGTGCAGGGCATCTGGGGCCCCTTCAACCCCACTCAGCCGGTGACCCTCGCCGCCCCCCGGGGTGTCAAGCGGGTGCACGTCACCCTCCGGGACGCCGCTGGCAACACCAGCGCGCCGCGGAGCGTGGACGTCGAGTGGGACGACACCGCCCCGCAGATCACCCTGGTCACCCTCGCCGGGGGCGCGCCCTGGGTGACCGAGACCGCCCTCACCCTCGACGTGGTCGCCACCGGCGCCACCGAGCTGCAGGTCTCCAACCGCGCCGACTTCGCCGGGGCGCTCTGGCAGCCCTACGCCACGCCCCTGGCCTGGACCCTCGATCCCGGCGACGGGGCGAAGACCGTCCACGTCCGGGTGCGGGACTCGGCCGGCAACCTCGACACCTCCAGCGCCAGCGTCTCCCTCGATCGCACCGTGCCCCAGCCCCTGAGCCTCACCCTGGACGGCGGGGCGACCTACAGCACCGATGGGAGCGTGGACGTGGTCGTCGGCGCCGCCGACGCCACCAGCGGGATCGCCAGCGTGCTGCTCTCCAGCGAGCCGGGCTTCTCGGCGCCCACCTCCGTGACCTGGAGCGGCACCGGCAGCGAGACCGTCACCGGCTGGGCCCTCACGCCGGGCGAGGGCTCGCGCACCGTCTACCTGCGAGTCATCGACGTGGCGGGCAACATCGCGAACTCCGTGGCCGGCATCGAGGTCGACACCGGCGCCCCGGCGGGCACCGCCTTCATCGACGCCGACGCCGACGGCCAGGAGGACGCGTGGGCGCTCGGCACCGGCGTCGTCGTGCGCATCTTCGCCCCGGCGGACACCCGGGACATGGCCCTGGGCAACGGCAGCCTCGACTGCAACACCGCGACCTGGACGGCCTTCGCGGCCGCACCGAACTGGACCCTCGACGGCGGCAGCGACGGCGCGAAGACGGTCGTGGTCTGCCTGCGGGACGCCGCGGGCAACATCGCCTCGACCTCCGACGGCATCTCTCTCGATCGTCAGGATCCGACGGGCGGCAGCCTCACCATCGACAAGGGCGCGAGCCACGCCACCAACCCCCGCGTGCTCTTGAGCCTCACCGCCCCCGCCGACGTCGCCTCCCTCGCCCTGGCCGACGGGGCCAGCCTGGCCTGCGCCACGGCCAGCTACGAGGCCTTCTCCTCCACCCGGGCCTGGACCCTCCCCAGCGGGGACGGGACGAAGCAGGTCACGGCCTGCCTGCGCGACGCCGCCGGGCGGACCGCCTCGGTCACGGACTCGATCGTGCTGGACACCACCTTGCCGGCCGGCACGGTGGTCCTCGACGCGGACGGCGACGCCGCCGCGGACACCCACGCCACCTCGGCGAGCGTGGACGTCCTGCTCACCCACCCCTCGGACACCACCGGCGTCGCCGTGGCCAACGAGCTCCTCGACTGCGCCACGGCCAGCTACGCCCCGCCGGGCGGGGCCACCACCACGACCGTCGCCGGGCACCTCCTCGGCGCCGGTGACGGCGCCAAGACCGTGGTGGCCTGCTTCCAGGACGCCGCCGGCAACCGCGCCACGGCCTCCGCCTCCATCATCCTCGACACCGGCGCGCCCGCCGGCTCGGTGGTCATCGCCGGCGGCGCGACCACGACCCGCAGCGATCTCGTGGACCTGGCCCTCGACTCCCCCGCCGACACCGTCGCGATGAAGATCTTCAACGGCGTCGTCGACTGCGCCAGCGCGACGATCGACGGCCCCCGCATCACCAGCGTGGCGAGCTGGGATCTCGACCCCGCCGACGACACCGCCAACGACGGCAGCGTGACCGTCACCGCCTGCTTCCTGGACGGCGCCGGGCTCCGCTCCGGCGCCACCGACGTCATCCTCCTGGACCGGGTGGCGCCCACCGGCACCGTGAGCATCGACGGAGGGGCCGCCGACACGCGCAGCCACACCGTCACGATCTCCCTCACCGCCAGCGAGACCGTGAGCGTGGCGCTGGTCAACGGCACCAGCCTGAACTGCACGACCGCCTCCTACGGCGGCTGGGTCGCCACCCGCAGCTGGACCCTCGCCGCGGGCGAGGGCAGCCGGAGCGTGGCCGTCTGCTTCCGGGACTCCGCCGGCAACACCGGCAGCGCGACGGACGCCATCAACGTCGACACCCTGCCGCCCACCGGCACCCTCGCCATCAACGGCGTGGACACCCACACCGACACCAACACCGTGACCCTGACGGTCAGCGCCTCCGCCGACGCGAGCAGCATCGCGATCGCGAACGAGAGCCTGGACTGCTCGACGGCCTCCTACGGGGGCATCAGCAGCCCCCTGGCCTGGACCCTCGGGCTGGGTGAGGGGACCCGGCGGGTCGTCGCCTGCCTGAAGGACGGGGCCGGCAACGTCGCCTCTCTCCAGGACGAGATCATCCTGGACACCCTGGAGCCCGAGCCCAAGCTGGTGATCGGCGACGGCAGCGGCTTCTCCACCACGAGCCCGGTTAGCGTGACCGTCTCCTTCCCCAACGACGTGAACGGCTACGCCGTGGCGCAGACGAGCCTGAACTGCAACAGCGCCACCTACACGCCGGTGCTGGTGGGCACCTCGAGCGCCACCACGAACCAGGCCCTCGGCGGAGGCGACGGCGCGAAGACCGTCGTGGCCTGCGTGCGGGACCAGGCCGGGAACCTCGGGACCCTCAGCGGCTCCGTCACCCTCGACACCACCAACCCCACCGGCAGCGTGGCGATCGACGGCGGCGCGGCCTGGGCCACCCGGCGCAGCGTCGTCCTCTCCTTCACCGCGCCCTCGGACGTGGTCTCCATGGCGGTCGCCGACGGCACGACCCTCTCCTGCGCCTCGGCCACCTACGAGCCCTACGCCTCGGTCCTCCCCTGGACCCTCCCGGCCGGCGACGGCGACAAGGACGTGGTGGTCTGCTTCAAGGACCGCGCCGGGCGCACCGCCAGCGACACCGACCGGATCGGCCTGGACACCTCCCGGCCGGCCGGCGCCTTCGTCATCGACTCCAGCTCCCCGGTGGACGGGGTCGAGGACGACTACGCCACCAGCACCTCGGTGAGCCTGGCCTTCACCGCCCCGGGCGGCGAGGATCTCTCCACCCTGCAGGTGGCCGTGGCGAACGGCTCCACCCTCGACTGCTCCAGCGCCGCCTACTCGGCCTACCCGCTCACCCACCGCCTCTCCCGGACCCTCACCGGCCCCGACGGGCTGGTCACCGTCAGCGTCTGCTTCCGGGACGCCGCCGGCAACACCGCGAGCGCGGCCGACTCGATCGTGCTCGACCGCAGCCCCCCGGGCGGCAGCCTCTCCATCGCCCGGGATCTCGCGGTCACCGGCTCGGATCTGGTCGACCTCATCGTCTCGGCCACCGGCGACACCACCCAGATGAAGGTCTTCAACGGCACGGTCTCCTGCGCCAGCCAGACCATCGACCAGCCCTACGCCACCAGCGTGGCCTCCTGGGACCTGGATCCGGCCGACAACACCGGCAACGACGGGACGAAGACCGTCACCGTCTGCCTGCGCGACGCCGCCGGCCTGCGGGCGACCGCCACCGACACGATCGTCCTCGACCGGATCGCCCCCACCGTGAGCAGCGTGGTCATCGACGGCGGGGCCGCCATGACCCGCAACACCCTGGTGGCCGTGACCGTCTCCGCCAGCGATGGCAGCGGCTCGGGGATCACCGGCCTGCGCCTCTCCGAGGCCAGCGACTTCTCCGGCGCGCCCTGGCTGGTGCACAGCGGCGCCACCACCCTCACCGAGAACCTGGTCCTCTCCTCGGCGGGCGGCACCAAGACCGTCTACGCCCAGGTCCGCGACGCCGCGGGCAACGTGAGCGTGCTCGACGGCAGCGACTCGGACACCCTCGGGCTGGACAACATCGCCCCGACCATCACCGGCATCTCCTTCCCCAACGCGCCGCTGGACGCGGTGATCAGCACCTCGGTCCAGGTGGTGGTCGACGCCTACGACGATCAGCCCGACGCCTCGGGCTACCGCTTCAAGATCCTCGAGGGCCCGATCGACTGCAACACGCTCGACTACAGCGCCTGGGACGGCCGGGTCGACGCCATCTGCGGCCTCTCCGGCTGCACGAGCGCCACCTACTCCCGCTCCCTCTCCGCCGGAGAGGGCGCCAAGCCGATCGAGGTCTGCCTCGCGGATCCGGCGGGCAACATCACGGCCTTCCCCTTCCGCCGCTCGGTGATCCTCGATCTGACCGCGCCGGGGGTGCCGACCGGCCTGGTCGCGGTCTCGGGCAGCGAGCAGCTCTCGCTCTCCTGGTTCGCGGCCCAGGACGCGCAGAGCGGCATCGCCTACTACGAGATCCTGGTTCGAGAGGCCGTCATGTCTCCGCCTCCCGCCCAGTATTTCCAGACCTCGCAGCCCGAGAGTGTGGTGACCGGGCTTCGAAACGGCACGCCCTACTCGATCTCGGTCCGCTCGGTGGACCGCGCCGGCCGGACCAGCACCTGGTCCACGAGCATCGAGGCGACGCCGGGCTATCGCCAGCACCTCCTGAGCGCCCCGCTGGCGGCCGGTGATCGGATCGACGCGACCCTCACCAACGCCCAGGGCCGGCTCTGGTGGCCCGCGAACGAGGTCGATCCCTCCACCGGGCTCGAGCACATCGTGGTGGCCTCCTGCGACCTCGTCCTCGACGACTGCAGCGACGCCGGCGACTGGCAGCACTTCCGGCTCGACACGGGCTACCGGAACCGGGCCCGGCGGATCGAGCTCGTCGGCACCCCCGACGAGCTGATCATCCCCACCGTGGAGAACCCGGCCGACGACGGCTCGCCCCGGGTGGGCTTCTGGCACTGCTCCCGCCAGAGCGACTGCACGCTGGCCTCGAGCTGGATCTTCGTGGAGCTCATCCCCTTCGGGGGCACCGGCTACTCCTCGGGCACCTTCCGGAACACCTCCATCCGGGCCGATGTCGCGCCCGACCGGACGATCATCGCCTCCGTGGGGCCCGGGATCTACCGCTCCCTGGCCATCTCCACCTGCCACCACGGCAGCGACTGCAGTCAGGCCGCCAGCTGGTCGACCGTGGCGGTGCCCAGCCCGATCAACACCCAGGCGGTCAACCAGGGGGATCAGATCGCCGTCGTGGCCACCGACACCCAGATCGTCGGGGCGTTCAGCGCCAACGCCGGCATCTGCCACGTGGGCTGTCAGCTCTCCACCGGCTGTGACCTCCTCGCCGACTGGACGGGGCCGAGCTGCGACGACTTCGGGAAGGAGGAGCTCTTCCTGGCCAAGTCGAACCGCTACCTCCACGAGCTCGGGGAGTACATCGACAACCCCTCCGTCCGCCGCTGCCCGCTGAACGCGGACTGCGCCGTCGCCGCCAACTGGTCCACCCACGAGGCGTGGATCTCCGGTGACCTCAGCTCCGTCGAGCTCGAGGTGCTGGCCGGCAAGGTCAACGTCATCGGCGTCGACGATGGCAGCGGCGAGATCCGCCTCTCCATCTGCGAGAGCGGCGACACCACCGGGTGCGTGGTGAACGCCGACTGGTCGGTCGCCGCCCTCTCCCTCGCCTCGGGAGGCCCGCGCGTCGGCCTGACCGCGCGGGGTGCCGACGTGATCGCCGGGTGGCGTGACGAGGATCGGCGCATGCGTCTCATCCTGCCCACCGCCCTCTCGCCCGAGGGCTTCCGGGTCGCCGCCGGCGCGGGGAGCTCCACCGGGGAGCTGAACCTCCGCTGGGACGCCTCCCCCCCGGACGTGGCCGGACACTACATCCTGCTGGACGACCCCTGGGCCCTGAGCCCGGGCTGGGACAGCGAGATCCTGATCGGCGATCCCTCCGTGACCTCCAACATCGCCGTCCCCCTGCTCTCCGGCACGACCTATCGGGCCTCCGTCAAGTCGTTCCTCGCGGACGGGCAGCGATCCTCGGCCCCCCGCTCCAGCCTCGTCCGGAGCGCCCGCCGGGTCATCCTGACGTCCTCGGGGAGCAACTCCCGGACGGCCGACGCGCATGACGGCCGCCTCGCCGTGGCCCTGGCGCAGGGCACGCTCGACCAGCCCTACGTCTGGTGGTGCGATCGCCACCAGAGCGACTGCGAGGTCTCGGGGGACTGGACCCTGACCTCACCCCTCGTGGCCACCGCCCCCTACCAGACCGTGGCCGTCGGGGTGGACGAGGGCGCCCTCTACGTCGCCGCCCGCTCCGACGCCGGGGACCTGCACCTCTCCCGGTGCGACTTCTCCACGGGCTGCGATGCGGACGCCTACTGGAGCCCGGCCGTCACCCTGGGAACGGGGCTGGACTCCTACCCGATGGTCTCCCTCGAGGCCCGCGGCAGCCGCGTCTGGGTCACCCACCGCGACGGCGCCGGCGCCATGGTCGTGAGTCAGTGCCTGAAGTCCACGGGCTGCGCGGCCGCGGGCAACTGGACCACCCTCACGGTGGACGCCACGCCCAACACCCGCTTCGGGGCGACGCTGCGAGCCGTGGAGACCGGCTCCACCTGGGAGGTCGTCATCCTCCGCTCGATGGACGACTCGGTGCGCTTCTTCCACTGCGACGGCACCTCGACCGGCTGCGACGCTCCGGCGGACTTCGATCAGAGCACCCTGGTGACGACCGGCGTGTTCCCCGACCTGCCCCACCCGACCCTCGCCACGAGCCCGGAGGATCCCGCCGAGGGCGCCTCCTTCGCCACGGCGTGGGACGACGTCCTCTACCTGGGCGTCTGCGCGACCCCCCTCTCCCGCTGCGGCGATCCGCAGAGCTGGGTCTTGCGGGACGTGAGCGCCTTCAGCACCTACAACGACACCAACGTCGAGGTGATCCACGGCTACGGGGGCGAGCGCTACCTCGCGTACCAGGAGGGTCGCTTCGGCGGGAAGATCAGCCTCTGGAGCTGCGCCGACGAGTGCTACATGCCCGACCAGTGGCGCCGGGCCGGCGCCATCGTCTCGGGGACCGCCGCCACGACCAACCGCACCACCGGGCGCTGGGTGGCCTTCGATGAGCGAGACGGATCGGTCTTCTTCGTCAACAACAACTTCTCCTCGACCCGCGCCCACGTGGGGGCCCGGACCGACATCGAGCTCCTCCCCCGCCAGCCCTACCTCGAGGGCGGCCACCCGCTGCCGGGCCGGCTCCAGGCCGAGGCCTATGACCACGGCGATCTGGGCATCGCCTACTTCGACCGCAGCCGGGGCAACTCTGGCGGCGAGGTGCGCGTGGACGACGTGGACGTGCGGGCCTGCGCCGCGCCGGGCTGCTACCAGGTGACCGACACCCAGGCCCGGGAGTGGCTGGAGTACCGGGTCTCGGTCGGCACCGCCGGCACCTTCACCCCCGCGCTCTCGGTCGCCTCCCCGGTCGGCGGCAACCTGCGCCTGGAGGTGGACGGCGCCGACGCGGCGGGCGTGCTGGTGGCGCCGAACACCGGCGACTTCGACACCTTCCAGACGGTGACCGGACCGGACATCCCCCTCTCCGCCGGCGATCACGTCGTCCGCCTCTACTTCGAGGACGGCGACATCGACGTCGACTGGATCGACCTGCTCTAG